ataataattttaataatttatttaagagTACAAAGCAGTAAGTTTTCTCATAACTTTTTCAagacagttttatagtttttaaaattttttaaaatttatttattaatttttttttttgagacagtctcacggtcgcccaggctgcagtgcaacggcgagatctcggctcactgaaacctccgcctcctgggctcaagcaacactcctgcctcagtgtcctaagtagctgggactacaggcgcgtgccaccatgcgcGGCTAGCTTTTTaatatgggtttttttgttttgtttttttcccctagagacaggggtttcaccattttgcttaggctggtcttgaactcctgagctcaagtcatcctcccacctccacctcccaaagtgctgggattacaggcgtgagccaccgcgcccagcgggTTTTATATatacgttttttgtttttgagacagagtctcgctctgtcgcccaggctggagcgcagtggcgcaatctctgctcactgcaagctccgcctcccaggttcacgccattctcctgcctcagcctcccgagtagctgggactgcaggtgcccgccacctcgcccggctaatttttttgtatttttagtagagacggggggtttcgccgtgttagccaggatggtctctatctcctgacctcgtgatctgcctgcctcggcctcccaaagtgctgggattacaggctcacgtgagccaccgcaccaggcctatattttttaaactcttttttcccCTTAGCATCTTATATCCCATCCTATGGCAGATATGGTTATATGAACCCAGTGGTTCCCTGAAGCCTGCTCCTACAAGCTTGCCGGAGCTAACTGTGTGCACTTCTCCCTAATTCCTCCTTCAGGAAGTGTAGGTTTGCAGCTTGAAACTGACCATGGTgcgagtatttacaccacagaaaccAGCAAATGCTACCATCCGAGCTCCCTACCTCAGCCCTGCAGAGCCAGATGTTAAACATTCACTTAACACGCCACTAGATAATCCCTTACCCCATACCTAGTCTTCCCTTTTCCTATTGCAGTTTTTCTTATGGGGCGGGGTATGGGCACTACTAGCACCAGGATGTGATGGAGACAACCCTGGCCTGCGGGCTGTAATGTAGCTACGATGGAGCTGGATTTAGGTCCACGACACAAGCTGCCTGCTGGGAATAGCAGAGCTAACAAGACAGAACCTGTGTCCCCAAATCACAGAGTTACCCGATCAACACTGAACTACTTATATTTGGAATGTTTTGAGAGTTTatgccatttatttttagttattagaGCAGAGAAATACCTAGCTAACACATGTTCCAAGTCATGTATTCACATTGTAAAAtgctcctttttaaatttttaaagtgttataaATTGTTAAATTCCAGAAATAGCCAGACAAAGTATGGTCTAGGACTTATTGGGTAAATGATCTTTTCTATTATATACAGACATATCATTTAAAACACCAATGGTATCAAATTATTATACTATATTTTGCTTTCTcgtgtgtctttaaaaaaaaaaacaaaaaaaaagacagtctcgctctattgccccggttggagtgcagtgctgtgatcacagctcatggcagccttgaactcctgaagcgatccttccacctcagcctcctacaatttgggattacaggtgtgagccatcacaacctatttgctttttaatttatatatttttgacatttttccaTATCTGTTTATACATATCAATCCCATTATATCTGCTACAGAGTAATCCATTTTTATGAACATATCAATTTATTTATAAGGTTTCCTACTATTAATCACTTAGGGTGTTTTAACCTTTTCATATAATACTGAAATATACAGCTTTGCTTATAATGTTAGGCGTCCAGTTAAGTATGCATCTACAAGGGTATGAAAAATTACCTAGAAATGGAAATGTTGGGtcaaaaaatatgaacattaaagtTGACCTCCAATGAGTTTCATTATTGCATTAATTTATACTCTCATAACTGACATTTTTCCACTCTCTGAATGAGACTGGATGCTATCATAATTTTACTCTTTACCAGTCTTCTGGGTGAAAAATTAAAGCCCATTTTCTTGACAGCTACTTATTTCTATTCATTGCCATTTTTTGACTGAGTTGTCTTATTAATTTACTGATTCATATATGCTATTATTTATAATCTATACATGGAGGAATTTGGTCCTTTGTAACAGGTATTATAATTTTATCCTCCCAGTTTGTTGTTTGGTGTGGTTTGTCATTTTGCCTGTATAGatactttaaatttttgtgtGATCCAATAGTTTCTTGTACTAAGGCTTTTCCACTTCAAGATTATAAAAGATATTCACATGTGTTTTCTTGTACTGCTTTCATAGCTTCCTTAACAAAattaaaacgaaacaaaacaaaaaaacctaatcCTTTGATGCGCAGGAATTTACTCTGGGGAAACTAATTCAGGATACCACTATGAATTCCCCAACCCCAGCCCAGTTGCTAGTCACAGAAACCAcacatgaacaaatgaataaaagccGGGACACTCAGCAGCACTGATTCCTTGACTATCTGCCTAGTCTTTTATCTGGTCAGGCATGTAGCTAGTACCAGATCACCCCTCTGATTCTGGATTTACCCATGGTGGTTAAATGGCAATGAGGGTGGTGGAGCACACACATTTCCTTCATCTAAACAACCTCTTGTCCATTAATGATTTGTTTATAAGTACTGCAAAATTCTGGAATCTTTGTTATAAACTCTTACTTTTTCTACAGCAGGATTTCTTAACAGGGACACTattggcatttattttattttttttgagacagagtctcactctgtcacccaggctggagtgcagtggcattctctcaactcactgtaacctccgcctcctgggttcaagcgattttcctgcctcagcctcccaagtagctggaattacaggggtaaTGCCAGcacctccggctaatttttgtatttttagtagctggggagtggtttcaccatgttggacaggctggtcttgaactcctgaccttaagtgatccacccgcctcagcctctcaaagtgctgggattacaggcagaagccccATGCCCGCCCCCCCCgccaccccttttttttttgagacaaggtcttactctgtcacccaggctggagtgcagtggcccagtcacagctcaccacagcctcaacttccccagctccagtgatcctcccatctcagcctcctgagtagctaggaccacaggtgtgcaccccacactcagctaatttttgtatttttggtagagaccaggttttgccatgttgcccaggctgatgttcaactcctgagctcaagcgatccacccacctcagcctcccaaagtgttgagattataggtgtgagcccttGGTACCCAGAACTATTGGCATTTTtgccaaatatttatttgttttgtggggctgtctgtgcattgtaggatgtttagtggCATTCCTGATCTCCctccacccaccagatgccagtagcaccctccCCCTTTCCTTTAGTTCTAGCTTCTATATTGATACAAGCAAActactttcttccttctttagaagaggtattttattttgctttttctattaCACAAGATGTACTTCTTAAGTGTTAAAGTCAACATACACACAATATATTCTACAACTGAGCACTACTTTAACTGAACAGGCAAAGAAATTACACTAAACAACAGCATCTGGTAgtattttggggaaaataaaatgactaaaataggTTTAAACTAGTACTGTTAATCACCTAATATCAATACTACATAACCTAATACAGCTAAAATGCAAGATGTGTTAACATCCAAGAATACaaccaaaattaaaacaaatagcaCCGATATAACTTTTTTAAAGCAGGAAAATACTTCGTGTATGCATATAATTGTTCACTCTTTTAAAGTAAATCTTTCCCAAAGTTATCAACCTCCAGAAAAACCATACATAGACTTATGCATATTTCTAAAAGTATAAACatgaacattttgaatttttttacaatttttaaaaaaacattataaaCAATAAATGAACATCCTATTTCTAAGAATGTGAAAAGTCCCATTTTAAACACAGTTTGTAAGAACCGTCTCTTGATGTGAAGTCTATGAAGtctacagctaatttttgtatttttagtagccggggggtggtttcaccatgttggacaggctggtcttgaactcctgaccctaagtgatccacctgcctcagtctctcaaagtgctaggattacaggcaggagccccaTGCCCAGTCCCCCTGCCACCCcccattttttgagacaaggtcttactccgtcacccagactggagtgcagtggctcgatcacggctcactgcagcctcaacttctccagctccagtaatcctcccatctcagcctcctgagtagctaggaccacaggtgtgtgccccacactcagctaatttttgtatttttggtagagaccgggttttgccatgttgcccaggctgatgttcaactcctgagctcaagcgatccacccacctcggcctcccaaagtgttgagattatggtgtgagcccctgcaccaggcactattggcattttggccaaataattatttgttttgtggGGCTGTCTGTGCATTGTAGGAAGTTTAGTGGCATTCCTGATCTCCctccacccaccagatgccagtagcaccctccCCCTTTTCTTTAGTTCTAGCTTCTGTATTGATATAGGCAAActactttcttccttctttagaAAGAAGTTGCTTTTTCTATTACACAGAATGTACTTCTTAAGTGTTAAAGTCAACATACACACAATATATTCTACAACTGAGCACTGCTTTAACTGAACAGGCAGAGAAATTACACTAAACAGCATCTGGTAgtattttggggaaaataaaatgactaaaataggTTTAAACTAGTACTATTAAATCACCTAATATCAATACTACATAACCTAATACAGCTAAAATGCAAGATGTGTTAACATCCAAGAATACaaccaaaattaaaacaaatagcaCCGATATAACTTTTTTAAAGCAGGAAAATACTTCGCATATGCATATAATTGTTCACTCTTTTAAAGTAAATCTTTCCCAAAGTTATCAACCTCCAGAAAAACCATACATAGACTTATTAAGCATATTCCTAAAAGTATAAACATgaacattttgaatttctttacaagtttttaaaaagcattttaaacaataaatgaaCTTCCTATTTCTAAGAATGTGAAAAGTCCCATTTTAAACACAGTTTGTAAGAACCGTCTCTTGATGTGAAGTCTACGAACTTTTCTCCTGTTGGGACCAGACTTTACAAAAACGCTGTTACAGAACAAGCTATGGCATCTTAGCACTATTATCTTACGTCAAGGTTTACttttagaaaaacttttaaattgtACTTCTACTACTCTAACAAAACACGAACCTTAGATGTGTAggattcagttttttaaaactcttagaaaCAACATACAAAGCTTTGAGAGGCATATTTATTCCCTACCGCAGTCCTGGAAGATACTTCCCAAGTCTGAGAGGGGTCTTCTCCTTTTCACGGGCTGTTTTTGCTCTTCACATGCGTTAAAATGTGGGTTTTCAGGTTGGTTGACTGAGCGAACTTCCTATTGCAGATATCGAAGGGGCACACGAAGGGCTTATCGCCGGTGTGGATGCGCAAGTGTGTGCGCAAATTGAAATCAAGGGAAAAGCGTTTCCCGCAGCCTTCGAATGTGCACTGGAAGGGCTTCTCACCGGTGTGAACCAGGTGGTGTCGTTTCAGCTTTGAGCTCTCAatgaaagctttgccacattctgcACATACGTGGACTCTGGGCCCGTGGACGTGGAGATGTTTTCTCATGGCGGCGTAATCCCTGAACATCTTTTCGCAGCCACTATGAGAGCAAGGGACTGTTTTGGGAAGTTCTCCTTTGGACCTTTTGGGCTTCATTTTAGTAAATTCTGCCAGCTGTTTAGGATCGGAGAGATCAACGCCTGGTAATCCCTCAGGAGGAAGTTTCTTCCCTTTCAAGTACTCGGAATAATCAGGTGGGTTTTCAGCCTGCCCTTCACCCACTGCCCCTTGGTCATTGCTATCGTTAGGGGACCACACAGACACGGAAAACTCACCCTCGAGCGTTTTGATCTGCACTTGCTTCTGCTCCCACTTCCTCCTGCTGTCGTCGGAGCTGCTGCCCGCCGGCGTGGCCTCAGCGCTGGTGGCACTCTTGCTGCTGGGCGTTTTGCTGGGCTTTTTGCTGCGCTTTTTGCTGCGGCTCTGGGTTGATGTCGATGCCGCCGAGGCTGACAGAGAGGCCAGGGTCAGCTGGAAGTGCTCGTCTTCAGTGCTATCCAGGATGGCCAACTGGTCCTCCAAGTCGTTGCCTAGCAGGTTGTCTGAGCCGTAATAGCCCACCACTTCCTCTTGTGTCTGCACCATGAGCATTTCCTGGTCGTGGTCGCCATAGCCCGTGTTCATGAAGAGCGGCTGCAGCGCGATCAGAGGAGGATGGTTGTGGCCACCATAGATCCAATTGCCATCGACATCCTCGTACTGGATGCTTTCCATCGGAATGTCCACCATAGGAAGGGGCTCCACATTGATGTCGTGGAGCCCCACAATATCTGCCGGGATCTCCGGGTCTTGTGTAATGTAGAAATCTTCGTTGGAGGCCATGGCTGAGAGTTAGGTTAGCAGCAACAGGAAGACCGTGGGAAAAAGAACGCTGAGGGGAGTGAGGCGGGAGCTGCAGAGAAAGGCCGGAGCGCAGAGAAAGGCGCGAGCTGCAGAGAAAGGCGCGAGCTGCAGAGAAAGGCGCGAGTCTGGGGAAGGCGCGAGCCTGAGGAAAGCACGAGCGGCTGAGGCGGAAGGCGCAGGTGCTTCTGGGATACCAGACGCATGCGCCTAGGCAACTGACGCGTCTGGCGGCCCCAAAAGCACGTGCACGTGCCCACGTACACACGCACATGCCCACGTACCCACGCACATGCCCACGTACTCACGTGCGCTGCCCTGCAGCCCCGCCCAGGTATTGTTTTTCGAATATTTCGTAAACAGgctctttactgatttttttatgtatttcatttcaGTTGATTTTCATGTCTTCCCCTCCTTTCCATCCCATATAACAGTATCTGCCAAAAAAGCCTACTCCTTTTatgcttttcttcttatttaattGCACTAACACGACATTTAATATCAGTAATAGTTGATAGTAGAATTTGTCTTGTCCTTTAATAGGAGTGCTAAGTGTTGTGCTATTATGATGTATGCAGCCATTCCTACTTTTActaaggattttttatttttggagacggagtctcgctctgtcgcccaggctagagtgcagtggcgcgcgatctcggctcactgcaacctccgcctcctgggttcgagcgattctcctgtttcagtctccagagtagctgggattacagtcgcccgccaccacacccggctttttttttttttttttttttttttttttccgtatttttagtagagatggggtttcaccgtgttagccagaatggtctcggatgtcctgaccttgtgatccacccgcctcagcctcccaaaatgctgggattacaggcgtgagccaccgcacctggccaggattttttaaagtattaatggatgttgaattttgttaaagacTGTCTCAATATCTtctgagatgaattttttttttccctagtggCAAATAATATTTATCACATTCAAACAGATTTCAGCCACCAGTGTATTCTTGATAGGTCATGTGTCTGTAGGTTGTTTTGTGCTTCACCAGATGTTCTAATCAGTGTTGTATTtggctttaagaaaaataatcttaGTTTCCTTCTCTAGGTGATCTGGAAAGTTTAtactaaatttgaatttaaaagaaaagtttttcatACAAGGTATGAAAGAATTCCACATAGTAAAGGGCATTCTTGGCTAGGCACAATAatcccacacctgtaatcccagcactttgggaggctgaggcaggaggacaggagttcgagaccagcctggccaacatgacaaaacccgtctctactaaaaatataaaaattagctgggcgtggtggcttgtgcctgtaatcctagctactcgggaggcagaggcaggagaattgcttcaacctgggaggtggaggctgcagtgagcctagattacgccactgcacttcagcctgggcaacacagcaagactccatctcaaaagaaagggCATTCTTTATCACCTTTCTTAATTTCTCCCATTATAATTATTTGcctatttagatttttttgatTGCCTCTTGGGTTAAtttcagctatttttattttcttatatttatataggtttttgaaattttttgtggagatgagcaAAGAATacttataattgtttttattttttctgttatcaATTGTCATTCCACAATCTGATTGCTAATTGTCTTTAGATGCTTTTTCTCACTGTtcgacctgtttttttttttttttaagagctcttGGATTTAACagatctagttttgttttttctaatttattattttctgcctATATCCTTACTAATTATGTCatcatttcttaattattttacagttcttttCTCACTTAGGTTGAATACTTAACTGATCTATTTCCATTTGTAATTGCATAACTGCCTAAGGCAGTGCATTTTTCTTTTAGCAAAACTTTAAACATTATCTCAGCAAAATGATTTCATCATCATAATTTTGAAATCTACTGAAATCACAGGTTTGAATTAAATTGATCCAAGGTGTGATTaagataaatttctaaatttcaggTAGTTTTTACTTAGTTTGCTAGTCTTCTCTTGGGAATTTACTGAGACTTTAAGTCCCAtgggcatttgaaaaaaaatattgtctTCTGTGTTCATGGAATAGAGTTTGACATACCTATTTTTACCTTAGCCTAACTTTTTTATACTTATCTGCCATGTATTAAAAGGTGAGTCTTTTTATtacctttctgtttcttcttatacttttcccatttttgttttgCCCTGATGGTTTGTTACTTGATACAGTAAGATTCAcaaatgttgtattttcattgtgGCTTATATTCCTTATTATTGTTAAATGGCCCCCAATGTCTGACATAATGCTTTTGGTCCTATTTTCTGTCCCCATTTGCATGTTATGTTCTGctcatcattttactttcaataTTTTTGAGTAATTTTTAGACAGATTTATTTTGTACATCACACATTTGAGACATGTTTTAAATACAAACTAAGGGCATCTTTCTTTCAGTAGGTGagcttatttcatttatgtttattgacaaaataaatgtgttttggtCTTAAATTCATTACCATGGTTTATCTTTTGATATAGGGTCTGTTTTCTTTGGTCTGTGTTTCATGCTTTCACTGTGATAACTTGAAAAGTTTATGTGTGTTTTTAGATCTTGTTTACATTTACAATCTTAAGTGATATACTCAAGCCTCTATTTCTTGATGTTATCAAGTTCAGGCAGATATCCTCTCCACTATGAAGTTGAGGAAATTAGTATTtacatttcctgtttttgttttaccCACcttcaattttttgttgttgttgttagtttgaGAATTCTAATTCCACACTTGCTTAGCCTCAGTTATTCCATCAAAAGTGATGCAGGGTTGTGATGAatttgtcttgtgtcagtttcaCTCAGCTGGAACTGCAGTTCCATCTCCAAGggattctgtttctctgactgAACTCTGACAGTGCTAGAGTTCACTACCCATCCTTTCATAACCCTTCTTCTCCATTCCTGGATACTTTTGATTTATCTCTTAGTCAATTCTTCATGTTCTCCCTTGATTTGATGCAAATTTCATTCTATTTCAGCTGAGTTGACATTCTTCATAGTTTGTGAGTTCATGTTGTGGACAAAAcaaagttttcttctgtttttaaatttttaaaaattaatttatgttgtttttagtTGGTTTTAAGGAAGAAactggaatgtaaattattttactcCTCTACTTTTGAGGGGGTCTTATAAACTGAAGTTATTAACCAAAAGATAACATATTGTCATTTGtgatatattttccaaaaacacTTACCAtagaaaatcaaaactaaaagcacagatgaatattaaaacaaaattaagtctGTTACCTGCACAAAATATCCTTAGCTGCTGGACTGGTGATATAAGTTGCAAATGAGTGGTGAACAGATCAACAAATGCTCCAGGataaataatgaagagaaaaatcccAAAGCCATTAAATCGGACTTGTTCCCTAAGAAATCACATAAGAAAAAGGAGTttactaatattattatatttatcaaaTTAATAGTGTACATAATCTTAAAACTTTTCACTGTAATTTGAATTcttgcttaaaaaacaaaaagtccctCTGAACAGCCAAAAAATTATATCTATACTATATGTaatcttaattttataataatgtaCAGATTTGGTTATCTGTGAAATTGAATTTTGTAACATAGGGCATACTGAAATAGACATCACTTCAAAATTTTTAGAAACCAATGTGTTGAGCAAATAATTGAAGTTAGTCACATATATACAGAAATGGCTTTTATGAGAaactaaatgaaaaacatttttatggttTACTCTGAGCTATTATCAGAGAAGGATACAGGAGACTATATAATTCAAGTAAATTACCTAATAACTTGTATTTGTCTTAGCAATTATAAATAATGG
This genomic stretch from Chlorocebus sabaeus isolate Y175 chromosome X, mChlSab1.0.hap1, whole genome shotgun sequence harbors:
- the YY2 gene encoding transcription factor YY2, yielding MASNEDFYITQDPEIPADIVGLHDINVEPLPMVDIPMESIQYEDVDGNWIYGGHNHPPLIALQPLFMNTGYGDHDQEMLMVQTQEEVVGYYGSDNLLGNDLEDQLAILDSTEDEHFQLTLASLSASAASTSTQSRSKKRSKKPSKTPSSKSATSAEATPAGSSSDDSRRKWEQKQVQIKTLEGEFSVSVWSPNDSNDQGAVGEGQAENPPDYSEYLKGKKLPPEGLPGVDLSDPKQLAEFTKMKPKRSKGELPKTVPCSHSGCEKMFRDYAAMRKHLHVHGPRVHVCAECGKAFIESSKLKRHHLVHTGEKPFQCTFEGCGKRFSLDFNLRTHLRIHTGDKPFVCPFDICNRKFAQSTNLKTHILTHVKSKNSP